GTATTCCGTGATCCGCAAGCTCGGGGAATTTGAACAGTTTTGGTATGCGATTCGTTCGGCGGGCGTGATAGTCGAGCGATTCCAAATCCTAGGCTAAAGAAATCGAGAGTGTGACATATCGATATGCGGAACTCTTGGATGTGACCTCGATAGTCGGAGATGCGTTCAACCCAAAATCGGGAAAGGAGGCGTAAAATAAAACCCCAGCAAGAATTGCCAGTCACCTAGTACCACAGAACCGCAAGGAGTTATTGAATCGGAGAGCAAGCTACGCTGTCTAGTAGCGGGTATTTTATTGCCTTGCTGGCTAATTTTGTTTGACGTCCACCAGTCGAATAAGAATATTGCGCATGCCGGAAGCAGCTTGTAGCCCGGGTGGAGCCGCTCACGTGGCCTTGAAGTGAGATGTAATTTGAAACAAATCGTCGAAACCAAATGTGTAACCcatggttgaaaacagggtAGAATACCCGGAAAATCTACGGACCGCCATGATGGAATTGCCCACATAAATTGTATGTTATGTTTAGTTGGCTTGTCCGCATAGATTGGAAAAATAGCGGATTTGATTATtttagttagttagagaaCTTGGAGTTTATTTTATACCCTATCTATAAGTAGTTCTATCTAGTGTTAAAACCTTAGATCTCTGTCATAAAGTACTGGGAGTAAACGGGgtagtcacatgacttccaaCATTAGGACAAAGCCCTGGCGGTTGTAATCATCCCTGGTGAGATCAAGTACTTGGCCTCAAGATCACAGACGAAGGGGGCCCCCTGGCCTTCCAGGGTGTACCCATGGTCAATGGTCATATTGGCCCCACTAGTTTTTCAGTATAAGGCCTCTGTTTAGTTTTGAAATACTAGGTATATTTGATTAGGTTATCCCATTTTAGTATAAAAGatattgtcagggtgcgggctggcaggacggtatgataggagatgactggcagggacaggtcgtaacagatcagattctcattgacaggtacaggcacaggcaggggcaggctaatatacaagacgtagctcgaagagctacaacaggatctagaactgaagttcaagataaacaggtcggagatcacgtgccgtgatcttccttttactaagcattacggttcacaccgtgacagatATAGTGTCTATATAAACGAAATTCCAAGGGACATATTCTTTCTTACATACTAGTTGTTTACTACTTAGTTACTAGTAAATAACTCGATAAGATATTTATACCTATAACTACTACTAACCTTTAGGTTATTACCACTCTAGCGTAATATTAATCTacctgtcacggtgcgaaccgtgatgcttagtaagaggaagatcacgacacgtgatcttcgacctgtttatcttgaacttcagttctagatcctgttgtagctcttcgagctacgtcttgtataatagcctgcccctgcctgtgcctgtacctgtcaatgagaatctgatctgttatgacctgttcctaccagtcatctcctatcataccgtcctgccagcccgcaccctgacatatTAGACAATACATCAACTTCTCCTCTCTCAACATTGTATCTTACCCGGTTGATAAGCCTTATACCTGAAAACTGTACTCTTACAGTTATATAGGACAACCAATAGATAGGTATTAAAAACTCTAATTAACTATCcaacttaaaaaaaaatccgctctttttccaatgTATGTAGATAACGCTAACTTCAATTTGTCTGTGCTGCACTATCATAGCGGTCCGTGGATTTTTCCTGGTATGCCACTCATTTTCAAGCATATAATGTACAATTGGTTTCGACACGTACTTCAACCCTCAAACTTCCGCCAATCACCGATGTCGATGATGACGCGACTCTTGGGTGCCTGAGGTATCCACATCTTCTTCCCCACGGTAGCTTTCAACCGGGGAAGCTTTCTTTCCTGACTCATAGAGATCTTAGGCTTTTATAATGCAGTCATTTCGAGGCGCCGCTCGAGCTGCTTCGCGCAAAATTCGAACTCAGCCATGGCGACAAGCCAACTCTCCAGTGAAGTCCGCGGGACCGAATCGGACTTTATCGGCGCAATGGAAGACCGCACGCCCATTGCATACCATGTCGCCGCGAAAGTCAGCATCGGTCGCCGGTGAGTCAACTGAAAGAGACTCGTCCAATCCAGCCATGTCGTTTCCTTGCCTCGACGCTCAAGAAGCAAAGTCAGCTCAGCTCTCCGCTCGGTCGCTGCAATCCGGACCCGAACCTTCGTACACCACCGGGCGACACGAATCATACCACTGTGAAAAACCACTTTTGCTCGACTGGGGTGGTGTGCTCACTGAATTTGATGTTGCCTTCGAAACTTGGGGTCAACTGAACTGCGACAAGAGCAATGCCATCCTCCTGCACACTGGCTTATCCGCCTCAAGCCACGCCCATAGCACTGCGTCCAACCCAAAACCTGGGTGGTGGGAGAAGTTCATTGGCCCCGGATTGCCACTGAACACTGATAAATATCACATAATTTGCACTAATGTTATCGGAGGATGTTACGGCAGCACAGGCCCGTCTTCCCTCGACCCGTCCGACGGAAAGCGGTACGCAACCCGCTTCCCAATCCTGACCTTAGACGATATGGTGCGCGCTCAGTTCCAGCTCCTTGACGGCTTAGGAATTAATAAACTCGCTGCGTCAGTCGGGTCTAGCATGGGTGGTATGCAGAGTCTCGCGGCAGGCGTCCTCTTCCCGGAGCGGGTCAACAAGATTGTCAGCATCAGCGGCTGCGCCCGCAGCCACCCTTACAGTATAGCGATGCGACACACGCAACGGCAGGTGCTGATGATGGACCCCAATTGGGCTCGTGGGTTCTATTACGATGGAATCCCACCCCACTCTGGTATGAAGCTAGCGCGCGAGATTGCAACTGTGACATACCGCAGCGGGCCAGAGTGGGAGATGCGATTTGGTCGCCAGCGAGCAGACCCCAGCAAGCAGCCTGCTCTGTGTCCCGACTTCCTTATTGAGACGTACCTTGACCATGCTGGTGAAAAGTTCTGCCTCGAGTACGACCCCAACAGTCTTCTTTATGTCTCCAAGGCCATGGACTTGTTTGATCTCGGTCACGCTCATCAGACTGCGACCCTGAAACGACGTGCAGAATCCGAGGTTCGTGTTGCGCTTGGCGGTGATGCATCCAATGCCTCGGAACCCTCTTGCAGTCTGACCCTTCCCGATAAGCCTTATGAGGAGCAGCCCGGATCAACTTCCAATGCAACCCCACTGGACGAGTCTGTCTCTCCTGATTCAGTGGACGGTCCTCCCCGTGATCTTGTTGCCGGCCTTGCGCCTCTCAAGGATCACCCAGTGCTTGTCATGGGTGTTGCAAGTGATATTCTCTTCCCGGCGTGGCAACAGCGGGAAATCGCCGAAACACTCCGTGCTGGAGGTAACAAAAAGGTTGAGCATATCGAGCTTGGTGATGACTTGTCGCTGTTCGGTCATGACACTTTCTTGTTAGATCTCAAGAACATCGGTGGTGCACTGGGTAAGTTCCTGCGCTAATCGCGTGGCGTATTGCGCCTGAGGCGATGGAAAATAACATAAAATTTGCACATTCGTCGTTAAGCGTGCGACTTTTGGCATTATGCAGGCGTTTCTCATTTACGAATGACCAACCTCTTGACTGTTTCTATTTGAAGTTCCGAGGATCGATGTATACCCCCAGCTAGTCTACAAGTGGCCGTGGTATGAAAAAGGAACAGAAATGACACTAAACTCCTCATTTTGGTTCCATCAAAATACTTTTATGTACATAATGAATTCCACCAAAAATGTTAAAAGGAAACTCGCCCTCAGGTTGCTCTCAGTTTTCATAACTGGCTTCCAGCTGTGTACACGGTCTACAGGCACGGAGTGCCATGATTGGAGCCGTCGTCAAGCAGATGCCTGCAGAATTGGCTTATGCTCGTCTTCAAGACGAACTCATCACAGGGCGAGAAGGAGAAAAGAACAGAATGACACAACCCACAAATCACACGATCTCAGAATACCATCAGGCCCACAGACAACATTAGAGAACAAATGTGAGATATGGAACAAGAGAGAAGGCCAGGATTTTTGATAAGAAAGTCCCCCAGGTCTAGCTGACAAACCAGGAAAACCTAGAGATTTCTGAAGATGGAGCCCGCCCACACAGCCGGTAAGACAAACACCGAACGCAAAGCGTGAAAGCTAGGATCTTTACTCAAAGTCCTTTCCAAGAACCTCGAGACAAACCAGGAAACCCCAGAATTTCGTTGATAATCGTGTGGAAAAGCCGGTGGTGGCAAATACCAACACTCTTGGGATCTCACCTTATTGGAGGTTCACTTTAAGAAAGAGCTTGTAAGTAATCAAATGAGTGGAGGGAAgaaggaaagagagaaaaggggGAACCAAAGGTATTTAGATTTTGGGTATTGGGGCAGCAGGCACAGAGTCCACAAAGGGAAGATGCATGTTTTCTTTTGCAGTCAGCCTTAGATGTTGGAACGCTACTATCCTTGAATACATTCATGGATGTCAATTGACACACGTGGACATGCCCCAGCCCGTAACATCATGAATAGCTCTTCATCGAGAAGAACAGGCAACCATATCTGACATCTACCATACCGTAATGATCGGACGACAGTCGGttgaagttttttttaaaaaggTCATTAAATGGGTCGTCGTTTGAAACTTGCTAGAGGCTATGTGGTTTAGTCTCCGGGTTAGCAGGTATTCCAGGCGCGTGTTGGTAGTCCCATAGAATAACAAGCGTTTCCATTGGCTATTTCCCAATGAACTTGGATGTAGAGCCATGCCCTTTGATCAATGGTTATAAATGCAAGCTGGGCTTGAGGGATACTTCATTAGGAATGTAAAATTGGCaacaagtacggagtacagatgTTGGTTTTAAATCCAGGGGATTTTTGTGTTCTTCCGTTCCGATGCCCCACTATTTGCTGCCTAAGGCACTGGGCATCTTTAATGCCCCCTGGCTTTTCTACATGGTCTCTCTTTGCGACAAATGTAGTCAGAAAGATAGCCCAGAAAATCGTTTATATGCGGGTGCTTGAGCGCTAATGATTCTTTTAAACCTCTGATCAACCACAACCGTGCCACAAAAGAGGTATGCTGCAGAGCACTTTATGCAAAGGAATTTACAACCCACGGCTACAGCGAAATCACCATCTAGTAATCCCAAGATCTACGCATACCATCTTGTACTAATTCTCTGCGAAGGAAGCACACTGAGCCGCCGTTCTTTCTTCATATTGTTTCAAAGCTTGTCCAGTGTGCCCATACTAAATCTTGCTCCCTAGTCCATGCAGCATAACAACTGTCCACTTATCAGCTTGAAGGAGCACCGTCTCTACTGGCTGAATTACCCGATTCCGACACTAAGAGCGCTGCTAAAGTGTGGGTCTGCCCCACCATTCCCCACACTCGATGTCATTCTGTCCATGTGGTAGTTATCCAAGTATAAAAGCCTGTGTATTCTGCGCACCCAGCGCCAGGAAGCAGTATTCAACCGATTATTCTCTATTTTTGCATCCCTCAATTTTGCATTCAAATGCGCTCCCCTCCTATTATATTACACCCCTATAATGCTGAAATATCTAGCAACACAAAATGCCTGGGTGGGCGCACTGACCAACTTTGGGCAGAACCATAAATATGGCGGATCATAAGTGGCTCTGTTTTCTGTTATCACCACAGGCTGGATTTCTATGCTCAGATAGTGGATGATAAGATGCCCCGGCTTGTCTCTCGTGGCTATTTGCAGCCCTGGGACTTGGTCAATTTCTACACTCAGGTTTCGAGATCAAACATCTTGCTAATATTGTGAAAACTTAGGGACTTGATTGTTAAGTTGTGTCCCAAGTTATCTGTCAGAAATTTAATCACCACGTCGCCGACTCCCACAAATCATGTCAGGCAAGACCCGCTTCATTACTCGTATTTAATGCCCGATTCTGCCACCGGGCCTGCTAAT
Above is a window of Penicillium digitatum chromosome 2, complete sequence DNA encoding:
- a CDS encoding Homoserine acetyltransferase, giving the protein MQSFRGAARAASRKIRTQPWRQANSPVKSAGPNRTLSAQWKTARPLHTMSPRKSASVAGESTERDSSNPAMSFPCLDAQEAKSAQLSARSLQSGPEPSYTTGRHESYHCEKPLLLDWGGVLTEFDVAFETWGQLNCDKSNAILLHTGLSASSHAHSTASNPKPGWWEKFIGPGLPLNTDKYHIICTNVIGGCYGSTGPSSLDPSDGKRYATRFPILTLDDMVRAQFQLLDGLGINKLAASVGSSMGGMQSLAAGVLFPERVNKIVSISGCARSHPYSIAMRHTQRQVLMMDPNWARGFYYDGIPPHSGMKLAREIATVTYRSGPEWEMRFGRQRADPSKQPALCPDFLIETYLDHAGEKFCLEYDPNSLLYVSKAMDLFDLGHAHQTATLKRRAESEVRVALGGDASNASEPSCSLTLPDKPYEEQPGSTSNATPLDESVSPDSVDGPPRDLVAGLAPLKDHPVLVMGVASDILFPAWQQREIAETLRAGGNKKVEHIELGDDLSLFGHDTFLLDLKNIGGALGKFLR